The following proteins are encoded in a genomic region of Candidatus Hydrogenedentota bacterium:
- a CDS encoding NAD-dependent succinate-semialdehyde dehydrogenase, with product ATEECVGTVPKATVADLDRALAAADRAWRDWREVDAWTRSARVRRVAELMRERCDHIAAVMTEEQGKPLAEARSEVNAAADQFEWYADEARRIYGRVVDAHSRAHRILVLREPVGPVAAFSPWNFPALLPSRKVAPAVAAGCSVIVKPASEAPRTMLCIAQACHDAGIPKGVVNVVTGNSSMICRHLIQSDVIRKVTLTGSVPVGQEILRLCAEGVKPCTMELGGHSPVLVFEDADVEKAAEICARGKFRNNGQVCIAASRFYVQESVAERYIARFVQVAKSLRLGDGRDPATDVGPLANQRRLEATEALVADAVAQGARVLCGGERATEFPRGYYYRPTVVTNVNPGMRIMKEEPFCPVAPIAAFSDLDDAIAQANGNEYGLAAYIFTQNMRTAFLAAERVEAGMVGVNNLIIATAEIPFGGVKKSGFGREGGSEGIEYYTTAKYVNILL from the coding sequence GCGACGGAAGAATGCGTCGGCACGGTGCCGAAGGCAACAGTGGCGGACCTCGACAGGGCTCTGGCCGCGGCGGACCGCGCATGGCGCGATTGGCGCGAGGTGGACGCGTGGACGCGCAGCGCAAGGGTGCGCCGGGTCGCGGAACTGATGCGCGAAAGGTGCGATCATATCGCGGCCGTCATGACGGAGGAACAGGGCAAGCCTCTCGCGGAGGCGCGCAGCGAGGTGAATGCGGCGGCGGACCAGTTCGAGTGGTATGCGGACGAGGCCCGCCGCATCTATGGCCGTGTCGTCGACGCGCATTCGCGCGCGCACCGAATTCTGGTGTTGCGCGAGCCGGTCGGGCCGGTGGCCGCGTTCAGCCCGTGGAATTTTCCGGCGCTGCTGCCGTCGCGCAAGGTCGCGCCCGCGGTCGCGGCGGGCTGTTCCGTCATTGTGAAGCCGGCTTCGGAGGCGCCACGCACCATGTTGTGCATTGCGCAGGCCTGCCACGACGCAGGAATCCCGAAAGGCGTCGTCAATGTCGTGACCGGCAACTCCTCGATGATCTGCCGGCATCTGATTCAAAGCGATGTCATTCGGAAGGTGACACTGACGGGTTCCGTGCCGGTGGGACAGGAAATCCTGCGGCTGTGCGCGGAAGGCGTCAAGCCCTGCACGATGGAACTGGGCGGGCACTCGCCGGTGCTCGTGTTCGAGGACGCAGACGTCGAGAAAGCCGCCGAAATATGCGCGCGCGGCAAGTTCCGTAATAACGGGCAGGTCTGTATCGCTGCAAGCCGCTTCTATGTGCAGGAATCGGTCGCCGAACGCTACATCGCGCGGTTTGTCCAGGTTGCGAAGAGCCTGCGTCTGGGCGACGGGCGCGATCCCGCCACGGACGTCGGCCCGCTGGCGAACCAACGGCGTTTGGAGGCGACGGAAGCGCTGGTCGCGGACGCCGTGGCGCAGGGCGCGCGGGTATTGTGCGGCGGCGAGCGCGCTACCGAGTTTCCGCGCGGCTATTACTATCGCCCGACGGTGGTCACGAACGTTAATCCAGGCATGCGCATTATGAAAGAAGAGCCGTTCTGCCCCGTTGCGCCCATAGCCGCGTTCTCGGACCTCGACGACGCGATAGCCCAAGCCAACGGGAATGAATACGGCTTGGCGGCCTACATTTTCACGCAGAATATGCGCACGGCCTTCCTTGCCGCGGAACGCGTCGAGGCGGGCATGGTCGGCGTTAACAACCTGATCATCGCGACGGCGGAAATCCCGTTTGGCGGCGTGAAGAAGTCGGGTTTCGGCCGCGAAGGCGGCAGCGAAGGTATCGAATACTACACGACGGCCAAGTACGTGAATATTCTGCTGTGA
- a CDS encoding right-handed parallel beta-helix repeat-containing protein — MRQQMGSLSVRAMFVFFALFMVFITGSTEALDLHVKNGGNDAEPGTLEAPLATLAGARDCIRRMRAEGSPSMDEPIAVHIHAGEYEMPDGLDLEAQDSGDTNAPVTYAAATSESPVLLGGRRLPWDAFHTVSDAAILDRLPPESHGGVRCAELKPLGMADYGEMPDAYRTPPAVPELFFNGARMTLARWPNGDEWAIVGDVVDSGPAPWRNFQSPGTGTFVFENDRPLRWRNAPAVWLYGYWCFDWASETIRVKTIDPEKKTITLRQPHVYGIGSGNPGGRRYCALNLLEELDAPGEYFLDRDTGQLYFWPPEPAAEIVLSLAAEPLLRLNGASHVTLKGIEIACTAGDGIRVAGGEQVHVESCNVRNTGLAGIVVQGGRSHRVTACDITETGTGGLMMNGGDRKTLTPSGHEACDNRIWRVARRQRTHAYNVQLGGVAIRLAHNLIHDAPHQAIGIGGNDHVIEFNEIHHICMESDDCGAFYMGRNPSERGTILRYNYWHDTGGPRSHGSCAVYFDDGSGGQMVFGNVFQRAAGGSFGAVFVHGGHDNRVINNVFLDCTRAIRQVPWNDGLWREWVHGDLWRQRLLDEVDITQPPYVDRYPELKGFLDFNGEPRVNYAERNVVVRCPAFLEGSWTESNNWITDSDPGFADMEANDFRFKPDAVVFQQIPGFEDIPFGAIGPRRPVDGKL; from the coding sequence GTGAGACAGCAAATGGGAAGTCTTTCGGTGCGCGCGATGTTCGTGTTCTTCGCGCTATTCATGGTCTTCATAACGGGCTCGACGGAAGCGCTCGACCTGCACGTAAAGAACGGCGGAAACGATGCCGAACCGGGAACACTGGAAGCGCCCCTGGCAACCCTTGCGGGCGCGCGGGATTGCATCCGCCGCATGCGCGCGGAAGGCTCGCCGTCGATGGACGAACCCATCGCCGTCCACATCCACGCGGGCGAATACGAAATGCCGGATGGCCTCGACCTGGAAGCGCAGGACTCCGGCGACACGAACGCGCCCGTGACCTACGCGGCGGCTACGAGTGAATCGCCAGTGCTTCTGGGCGGACGCCGGTTGCCGTGGGACGCGTTTCATACCGTCAGCGACGCGGCGATTCTTGACCGACTGCCGCCAGAATCGCATGGCGGCGTTCGTTGCGCGGAGCTCAAGCCACTGGGTATGGCCGATTACGGCGAGATGCCCGACGCCTATCGAACGCCGCCCGCTGTACCTGAACTCTTTTTCAACGGAGCGCGCATGACGCTGGCGCGATGGCCAAACGGCGACGAATGGGCCATCGTCGGGGACGTTGTGGACAGCGGACCCGCGCCGTGGCGCAATTTCCAGTCGCCGGGCACGGGGACTTTCGTATTCGAGAACGACCGGCCCCTGCGCTGGCGGAACGCGCCTGCTGTGTGGCTCTACGGCTACTGGTGCTTCGACTGGGCCAGCGAAACCATACGGGTAAAGACCATCGATCCCGAGAAGAAGACGATCACCCTCCGCCAGCCGCACGTGTACGGTATCGGGTCGGGCAACCCGGGCGGGCGGCGCTATTGCGCGTTGAACCTGCTCGAAGAACTCGACGCGCCGGGCGAGTATTTCCTTGACCGCGACACAGGGCAGTTGTATTTCTGGCCGCCGGAACCGGCGGCCGAAATCGTATTGTCGCTCGCCGCCGAGCCGCTCCTGCGCCTGAACGGCGCGTCGCACGTGACGCTCAAGGGAATCGAAATTGCCTGTACCGCGGGCGACGGTATCCGCGTCGCCGGCGGCGAGCAAGTGCACGTCGAATCGTGCAACGTGCGCAATACCGGGCTCGCGGGCATTGTCGTTCAGGGCGGCAGGAGCCATCGCGTTACCGCGTGCGACATCACGGAGACCGGTACCGGCGGCCTCATGATGAACGGCGGCGACCGCAAGACGCTCACGCCCAGCGGCCACGAGGCCTGCGACAACCGCATCTGGCGCGTGGCGCGGCGGCAGCGCACGCACGCGTACAACGTGCAACTCGGCGGCGTGGCCATTCGTCTCGCGCACAATCTCATTCACGATGCGCCGCACCAGGCCATCGGCATCGGCGGCAATGATCACGTCATCGAGTTCAACGAAATTCACCACATCTGCATGGAGTCCGACGATTGCGGCGCGTTCTACATGGGCCGCAATCCGTCGGAACGCGGCACCATCCTCCGCTACAATTACTGGCACGACACCGGCGGGCCGCGCTCGCACGGAAGCTGCGCCGTCTATTTCGACGACGGGTCCGGCGGCCAGATGGTCTTCGGCAACGTGTTCCAGCGCGCGGCAGGCGGAAGCTTCGGCGCGGTATTCGTGCACGGCGGTCATGACAACCGGGTTATCAACAACGTGTTCCTCGATTGCACGCGGGCCATCCGGCAGGTACCGTGGAATGACGGCCTTTGGCGCGAATGGGTCCACGGCGACTTGTGGCGGCAACGGCTGCTGGACGAAGTCGATATCACACAGCCGCCCTATGTCGACCGGTACCCGGAATTGAAAGGGTTCCTGGACTTCAACGGCGAGCCGCGCGTGAACTACGCGGAGCGCAATGTCGTTGTGCGCTGCCCCGCATTCCTTGAGGGCTCGTGGACCGAAAGCAACAACTGGATCACCGATTCCGATCCCGGTTTCGCCGATATGGAGGCAAACGACTTCCGTTTCAAGCCGGATGCAGTGGTCTTTCAACAGATTCCGGGCTTTGAAGACATCCCCTTCGGCGCAATCGGCCCGCGCCGCCCGGTGGACGGCAAGCTTTAA
- a CDS encoding beta-galactosidase, with amino-acid sequence MKRYAILAVLLSCFATGTFAVEEGASYARGGYTGPYLVTDFTDPGFGVSGPASFSGGVLRVDFSAGDAAALNHSFSLLGRPESLELVVRGGHEGNIVSMTIGSHFQTFTRTIGALNGKEAIIHAPAPPEGWAHGGGENDGVARDPLRIQRIEFGRGGAPAEPVEIQLVSLRCTTKTPRARAVDIRVRLVEQPASDASLRAFLVTGVVRNLLDTPLEGAATLTALDWEGNLFDESRQPLTAPAAGVPVSLGHTFMAPLGAPFVEARLTFEAPGQRAAVCSATCTAHWDDPGNPTLQPESPWGMGVYLYRYPGSPDGLALMDEAAALAQAAGVRWTREEFNWGHIETAPGQYDFGFHDNVVDTARRHGISVYGMLGYWSTWTEPYTEKGIEDYCAFARATVRHFKDRVKHWEIYNEPNIFFWSGPRELYTVMVKRAYAAIKEEDPEAQVLAISTAGVDIDFIRKCVEAGASFDILTVHPYRGSLVDSVFLADLKEASKTAGDKPVWITEMGWSTYVGGASERDAAALLARCYMGAVASGVCDNVSWYDFRNDGYDVYYNEENFGVLHNDLRPKPAYRALATVCRTFAQGPLRGRDDFGEGVFALESDTAIALWTSDKEVVVRCRVLSGGPQVKNLMSETLPALLDGDWLTLTLKPGMPVFVSDAKLGL; translated from the coding sequence ATGAAACGTTATGCAATCCTGGCTGTTCTGTTGTCGTGCTTCGCCACAGGGACGTTTGCCGTGGAAGAGGGCGCGTCCTATGCGCGGGGCGGCTACACGGGGCCGTATCTGGTAACCGATTTCACGGACCCGGGCTTCGGCGTGTCGGGCCCGGCTTCGTTCAGCGGCGGCGTGCTGCGGGTCGATTTCAGCGCGGGCGATGCCGCGGCGCTGAATCATTCGTTCTCGCTGTTGGGAAGACCGGAATCGCTGGAACTTGTCGTTCGCGGGGGACATGAGGGCAACATCGTGTCGATGACTATCGGGTCCCATTTCCAGACCTTTACGCGCACCATCGGCGCGCTCAACGGCAAGGAGGCCATAATCCACGCGCCCGCGCCGCCGGAAGGCTGGGCCCATGGCGGTGGCGAAAACGACGGCGTCGCTCGGGACCCGTTGCGTATCCAGCGTATCGAGTTTGGCCGGGGCGGCGCTCCCGCCGAACCGGTCGAAATCCAGCTGGTGTCTTTGCGCTGCACGACGAAAACACCCCGGGCACGCGCTGTCGACATTCGCGTCCGGCTTGTCGAACAACCCGCGTCGGACGCGTCCTTGCGCGCCTTTCTCGTTACAGGGGTGGTGCGTAACCTGCTCGACACGCCGCTTGAAGGCGCGGCAACGCTGACGGCGCTTGATTGGGAAGGGAACCTGTTCGATGAATCGCGGCAGCCCCTCACGGCGCCGGCCGCTGGTGTGCCGGTTTCCCTGGGACACACCTTCATGGCCCCCTTGGGCGCACCGTTTGTCGAGGCGCGCCTGACCTTCGAAGCGCCGGGCCAGCGCGCCGCCGTTTGTTCGGCTACCTGCACCGCGCATTGGGACGACCCGGGCAACCCCACACTCCAGCCGGAATCGCCCTGGGGCATGGGCGTGTACCTGTACCGTTATCCGGGTTCGCCGGACGGTCTCGCGCTTATGGACGAGGCGGCGGCGTTGGCTCAGGCGGCGGGCGTGCGCTGGACGCGCGAGGAATTCAACTGGGGACACATCGAAACCGCGCCTGGCCAGTACGATTTCGGCTTCCACGACAACGTCGTGGATACAGCGCGCCGCCACGGTATCAGCGTGTACGGCATGCTCGGTTATTGGTCGACTTGGACTGAGCCTTATACGGAAAAGGGCATCGAAGACTATTGCGCGTTCGCGCGCGCCACGGTGCGGCATTTCAAGGACCGCGTCAAACACTGGGAAATCTACAACGAGCCGAACATCTTCTTCTGGAGCGGCCCGCGCGAATTGTACACCGTAATGGTCAAGCGGGCGTATGCGGCGATCAAGGAAGAAGACCCCGAAGCACAGGTGCTCGCCATCTCTACAGCGGGTGTCGATATCGATTTCATCCGGAAATGCGTCGAGGCGGGCGCGTCGTTCGATATACTCACTGTGCATCCCTACCGCGGCAGCCTCGTTGACTCTGTCTTCCTCGCTGACTTGAAAGAAGCCTCGAAGACCGCGGGCGATAAGCCCGTCTGGATCACGGAAATGGGATGGTCCACTTATGTCGGCGGCGCGTCCGAACGTGACGCGGCCGCACTGCTTGCACGGTGCTATATGGGCGCCGTTGCGTCGGGCGTGTGCGATAACGTGAGCTGGTATGACTTCCGGAACGATGGCTACGATGTCTACTACAACGAAGAGAACTTCGGTGTGCTCCATAACGACCTGCGCCCGAAACCCGCGTATCGCGCGCTCGCGACCGTGTGCCGCACGTTCGCCCAAGGCCCGCTGCGCGGCCGCGACGATTTCGGCGAGGGCGTGTTTGCTCTGGAATCGGATACAGCGATTGCGCTTTGGACCTCAGACAAGGAAGTCGTTGTCCGTTGCCGAGTCCTGTCCGGCGGTCCGCAGGTGAAGAACCTGATGAGTGAAACCCTGCCAGCTCTGCTTGACGGTGATTGGCTGACCCTCACGCTCAAGCCCGGCATGCCGGTGTTTGTTTCAGACGCAAAGTTGGGTCTATAG
- a CDS encoding exo-alpha-sialidase, which translates to MAMKTAGRLILVLVVLLTQYSLQARSEDAATPPIRDMLWVWGNPEMTTEGSHTFATFAQADPAERAALLGVPNIIMAGSGMPNDGALADALMQRVAGAARVVWEITPDGEGEDRPFLYTETIARVRRLAAAYPRIEGVLLDDMSTISVDRGFKPEHIRHIREELGEDHDRIKVWGVVYTMNLDRPGMQDYLYELDVINLWTWHARDVVDLEKNVAKCAEMAPGKPIVAGLYLHDYGEGRSIPQDLLETQCSNALALVRAGRVHGAVFLTIDNEPDTIAWTANWIAQSCAPHPSARAEKLSLSQGEWDFSGDAWGEDAEGLIRPPDLRNLHSRAFHTERAYGDLAAEFEFNGSYRETGTGSAGLVLRATDPNHFYFVWFPWGGQQLRAKHFWAAVAKADGDGYLRNLAMEWVPGVPSETDRWYHVRVEACQSRIAVWVDGRRALSVDDDSYKDGCVGLAGYGWYAFRNISIEGNATAPPAWNSSVQAPAHAFPLALSSKTMPTGCVTPNGDVLLAAENVYIRSTDKGCTWSDPQPLPGQLGPLSDYGSTLFCTAGKRLIAMIYRTQEASGKPVPEISMAESADDGATWSGPIPAQVAEPWPAQPRNLVPYGPIVETADGTLLRFLLGGVKEENDTFTDVLTWSATHCKAFVIRGSDGGLNWSAPIEIDQPSWTGKARGTIPGSLDLTEPTAVAMGNTVMVLVRPVYSPTMWQCWSNDAGAAWDAAARATFPGYAQCMVRTAGGALLCAHRYPHYAVNISRDGGLNWDAGTVIDYPVWAMGCAIEVEPDVVLLTYMNAEQSMPLLAQRVRVTADGIAPVAE; encoded by the coding sequence ATGGCAATGAAAACCGCGGGCCGACTCATTCTTGTTCTGGTTGTTCTCCTGACTCAATACAGTCTGCAAGCCCGGAGCGAAGACGCCGCAACGCCGCCCATTCGCGACATGCTCTGGGTATGGGGCAATCCGGAGATGACCACAGAGGGTTCGCACACGTTCGCTACCTTCGCACAGGCGGACCCCGCCGAACGCGCGGCGCTGCTGGGTGTCCCGAACATCATCATGGCCGGCAGCGGCATGCCGAACGACGGCGCGCTGGCCGACGCGCTCATGCAGCGAGTCGCCGGCGCTGCTCGCGTCGTGTGGGAGATTACCCCGGACGGCGAGGGCGAGGACCGTCCCTTCCTGTACACAGAGACCATAGCGCGGGTCAGGCGCCTGGCGGCGGCCTATCCTCGAATTGAGGGCGTGCTGCTGGACGATATGAGCACTATCTCCGTCGACAGGGGTTTCAAGCCGGAACACATCCGGCACATCCGCGAAGAGCTTGGCGAGGACCACGACCGGATCAAGGTCTGGGGCGTCGTCTACACGATGAACCTGGACCGGCCCGGGATGCAGGACTATCTGTACGAGCTGGATGTCATCAACCTGTGGACCTGGCACGCGCGAGACGTCGTGGATTTGGAGAAGAACGTGGCAAAATGCGCGGAAATGGCCCCCGGAAAGCCCATTGTTGCAGGACTCTACCTGCATGACTATGGCGAAGGCCGCTCGATACCGCAAGACTTGCTCGAAACGCAGTGTTCCAACGCGCTGGCGCTCGTTCGCGCGGGCCGTGTCCACGGCGCCGTCTTTTTGACCATCGATAACGAGCCGGATACCATAGCGTGGACCGCCAATTGGATCGCGCAATCCTGCGCGCCACATCCGTCGGCGCGCGCGGAGAAGCTAAGCCTTTCTCAAGGAGAATGGGACTTCTCCGGCGACGCCTGGGGCGAAGACGCCGAGGGCCTCATCCGGCCTCCCGACCTGCGCAACCTGCACAGCCGTGCGTTTCACACGGAACGCGCCTACGGCGACCTTGCGGCGGAATTCGAGTTCAACGGCAGCTATCGGGAGACGGGCACGGGCAGCGCGGGGCTCGTTCTTCGCGCAACGGATCCCAATCATTTCTATTTCGTCTGGTTTCCGTGGGGCGGGCAGCAATTGCGCGCCAAACATTTCTGGGCCGCTGTTGCGAAGGCCGACGGCGACGGATACCTGCGCAACCTCGCGATGGAATGGGTGCCGGGCGTGCCCAGCGAAACGGACCGCTGGTACCACGTGAGAGTCGAGGCCTGCCAATCCCGCATCGCGGTTTGGGTGGACGGACGCCGCGCGCTCAGCGTTGACGACGACTCGTACAAGGACGGCTGTGTCGGACTGGCGGGATACGGCTGGTACGCGTTTCGCAATATCAGCATCGAGGGCAACGCGACTGCACCCCCAGCTTGGAACTCATCAGTTCAGGCTCCCGCGCATGCGTTCCCGCTCGCGCTGTCGAGCAAGACCATGCCCACCGGCTGCGTCACGCCGAATGGCGACGTTCTCCTTGCCGCCGAAAACGTGTATATCCGCTCAACGGACAAGGGCTGCACCTGGAGCGACCCGCAACCCCTGCCCGGGCAACTCGGCCCGCTCAGCGATTACGGCAGCACCCTGTTTTGCACGGCAGGCAAGCGGTTGATTGCGATGATCTATCGCACCCAGGAGGCGTCGGGTAAACCCGTACCCGAGATATCCATGGCTGAATCGGCGGATGATGGCGCCACGTGGTCCGGCCCCATTCCCGCGCAGGTCGCGGAACCGTGGCCCGCGCAGCCCAGGAACCTCGTGCCCTACGGCCCCATCGTCGAGACCGCGGACGGCACACTGCTGCGCTTTCTCTTGGGGGGAGTGAAGGAAGAGAACGACACGTTTACCGATGTGCTCACGTGGAGCGCGACCCACTGCAAGGCGTTTGTCATCCGCGGCAGCGACGGCGGGCTGAACTGGTCCGCGCCCATCGAAATCGACCAGCCGTCGTGGACCGGCAAGGCGCGCGGCACAATCCCCGGCTCGCTCGACCTGACCGAACCGACGGCCGTTGCCATGGGAAACACGGTGATGGTGCTCGTCCGGCCCGTGTACAGCCCCACCATGTGGCAGTGCTGGTCGAACGACGCGGGCGCTGCATGGGACGCCGCGGCACGTGCCACGTTCCCCGGTTACGCCCAATGCATGGTCCGCACGGCCGGCGGCGCGCTCCTGTGCGCGCACCGGTACCCGCATTATGCCGTAAATATCAGCCGCGACGGCGGCCTGAACTGGGACGCGGGCACCGTGATCGACTACCCCGTCTGGGCGATGGGCTGTGCCATCGAAGTCGAGCCCGACGTGGTCCTGCTCACCTACATGAACGCCGAACAGTCCATGCCGCTCCTGGCGCAACGGGTCCGCGTCACCGCGGACGGCATCGCGCCGGTGGCCGAATGA
- a CDS encoding flavodoxin family protein, with the protein MRITIFNGSPRMERGNTCRMTAAFTEGAVAAGAEVEQVLLAKKTIRPCLGCFGCWTKRPGECMQQDDMRELLPLVAASDLVIFATPLYVDNVTGIMKLFMDRLIPLVSPYFEKDPDGEYRHQRRLEKVPRLGVIANCGLPEQSQFQVLRLLLPRVARNLQSELVAEIYRAEGELLGSKSLVLRPFLNRYWKLLRRAGAEVARDGCLSEQAQHALEKPLVPPDLYMRGANKHWDRMLAQREEA; encoded by the coding sequence ATGCGTATTACCATCTTCAACGGAAGTCCGCGCATGGAGCGCGGCAATACCTGCCGCATGACCGCCGCATTCACCGAGGGCGCCGTGGCGGCCGGCGCGGAAGTGGAACAGGTGCTGCTCGCCAAGAAGACAATCCGCCCTTGCCTCGGTTGTTTCGGCTGCTGGACCAAGCGTCCCGGCGAATGCATGCAGCAGGACGACATGCGCGAACTGCTCCCGCTGGTCGCCGCGTCCGACCTCGTTATCTTCGCCACGCCGCTCTACGTGGACAACGTGACCGGCATCATGAAACTCTTCATGGACCGGCTGATCCCGCTCGTATCGCCCTATTTCGAAAAAGACCCCGACGGCGAATACCGCCACCAGCGGCGACTGGAGAAAGTCCCCCGTCTGGGCGTCATCGCCAACTGCGGACTGCCCGAGCAGAGTCAGTTCCAGGTTTTGCGTCTGTTGCTCCCGCGCGTCGCGCGCAACCTGCAATCCGAACTCGTCGCAGAGATCTATCGCGCCGAAGGCGAATTGCTCGGCTCCAAGAGCCTCGTTCTACGGCCTTTCTTGAACCGGTACTGGAAACTCCTGCGCCGGGCCGGAGCAGAAGTCGCCCGCGACGGGTGCCTCTCCGAACAGGCGCAACACGCGCTCGAAAAACCGCTCGTGCCCCCGGACCTCTACATGCGCGGCGCCAACAAGCACTGGGACCGCATGCTCGCGCAGCGGGAGGAAGCCTGA